A part of Bacillota bacterium genomic DNA contains:
- a CDS encoding DUF134 domain-containing protein, protein MSRPVKPRRVRHLPRVTYFKPMGTPMHRLKETIITVDELEALRLKDLEGIDQRRCADQMGVAQSTLQRILASARKKLTGAIVGGNALRIEGGSYSISDRVTCKRCRHGWRRNILYNERGRAGGSPRACPSCGYEHDEED, encoded by the coding sequence GTGTCACGACCGGTCAAACCAAGAAGAGTGAGGCATCTGCCCCGGGTGACGTATTTCAAGCCCATGGGTACCCCGATGCATCGCTTGAAGGAGACGATCATAACCGTCGATGAGCTGGAGGCGCTGCGCTTGAAAGATCTGGAGGGGATAGATCAACGTCGCTGTGCCGATCAGATGGGCGTTGCCCAGAGCACCCTGCAGCGCATCCTTGCCAGTGCCCGGAAGAAGTTGACCGGGGCCATTGTCGGGGGGAATGCTCTGCGCATCGAGGGTGGATCTTATTCCATATCCGACAGGGTCACCTGCAAGAGGTGTCGCCATGGCTGGAGGAGAAATATTCTGTACAATGAACGGGGCCGGGCGGGTGGTAGCCCCCGTGCTTGCCCTTCCTGCGGCTACGAGCATGATGAGGAAGATTGA